The Phormidium yuhuli AB48 DNA window AAGTATCTAACCGATCTAAAATCTCTAAACCCCGCGCCACATCTCCCTGCATTACCAAGGCTTGAAAGCGGGTCTGAGCATCGAACTCAGCTAGTGCCAGTGTCGAGAGTTCTTCCATTAATTTATTTACACTGATGCCACGAGATTGAGCCAGTGCTTTCAGGCGAGAATGTTTTTCATCGGGTAAACGAATCGTTAAAGTTGCCATATACTTACTCCGTAATAAATACTTCAGGGGAAAGAATAGAAAGCTGGGGAAAGATGAGTTCGTGCTGCTGGAAATCTTTTACATTCTGGGTGACAATTGCCTCTGCATTGCCTGCGATCGCCAACTCAATCAAATGATTATCGGCTTCATCCCGCAAGTTTGGCCGCCATAAGTAATAAATCTGAACCCATTGACTCACGGACATCAAAGCAGCCAGCAATGCTTCAACATCTGCTTTCGGTAGCGGACAACGTACCATGACGTCTGACCTTGCCAGAATGGACTCATACTCCAAAAACAAAGCCGTTCCCATCAGGGGTTGATACTTGCCTTGTAAGCAGGCACGAAGCACGGCACGACTGACTCCATCGGCACTAATCAAAGCACTGACAAAAACATTGGTGTCAATCACAAGTTTGCTACACATGAGCCAATGATAGCATATATGCCATTATTGGGGATGAGGGAAATGATGCAAGTCCTATCAGCTTATCCAGAGAGCGCGTTAACATGAGAGGAAACGAGCAAACCCATGCGATCGCGCTACCATGACCCCAGCCATTAAACCCATTACTGATGCAGCATTAATGCAACTCAGTTCCCAAAATCCCGAACTGAGATTTGAACGCAATGCCGATGGAACTTTAAGCACAATGCCACCAACTGGAAAAATTTCTAGTAATCGAGAACTAAAAGCAGGTGCTTATTTATTCGCCTTTGTTGACTCTAATGAGTTAGGAGAAGTTTTTAGTTCGAGTGGGGGGTTTATACTTCCTAACGGTGCATTATGCTCTCCTGATGTTGCTTTTATTGCCCGAGAACGTTTACCAGAAGGATGGGATACTGGAGAAGACGAATTTTGCGATATAGTCCCTGATTTTGTCATTGAAATTCGTTCTAAGACGGATAGTTTAACTAAGTTACAAGCAAAGATGGCAAACTATATCGACAATGGGGTCAAATTAGGATGGTTAATCGACCGCATCAATCGTCGTGCTTTTGTTTATCGTGCTGATGGTTCGATTACGCAATATCCAGAGAATGCAATGCTAGAAGGAGAAGATGTGATTCCGGGTTTTACCATCGCTTTACAAAAATTGTTGTAGTTGTAGTAGGGGACACTGGTTTGTTAAAGTAGGAGGTCATCAAAGCCCCTGGAATTGAGTAATTCAGCCATCGTAACCGGGCGATTTATGAATCCCATTGCCATCGCTGGGGTGGTTTGTTTTCCCAATCCCCAGTGAGGACGCACCCAGTTATGCAGTAGCTGCTGGACATCTAAACTTCGCTGTAAACGACTCGATTGATAAGGGTCTATGTGGCACCCGGCGCCAAACCTCCTTAACTCTCTCCAAGGTCTAGAGTTCCCCCAGTTTATCCCCAAATCTCCTATTCCAAGGGTTTCAACCCTACGGCAACTGTAAGAATTTCGGGAAGCACTCCAGAAACTTTCCTGGAGGCCAGGAAAAAGTGTAGAGACAGATATCAGCCTGAAAACACAGGTTTGAGCTGAAGGTCCCAAAATTGGTTAAAATTCGGCTAGCTTTTCGGTTCCCACCCGACTCACACCAGACAAGGAAGAAGATTATGGTAAACGCCTTATTGCGGCGACTGTCTCAGCTATCGCTCCCGGTGGCCTTGTTTGCCCTACCGCTGCTACTGCCGGTTCCGGTTCACAGCCAGGAAACAACCGTGCAGAGTCGGGCTTCTGAGACTGAGGTGGCAGACCCCGCTTCAGAAGTGGCGCCCCCTGGCCTGGTGGTGGAAGCGGGAGATGCTCCCATTGATGCCACGATCGCCCTACGGATGCAGCAGGAACTCATGCAACTCCTGGGACGAGTTGAGAGTGCCTTGGTGGCGGCCCAGAGTTTGGGACAGCTGGGGGATGTTGCCCTCCAGAGTTTGGATGCCGAGTTGCAAGGGGTCACCATGAGTTATGTCGATGGCGGGACTCAGGTGGAGGCCGCCAAAACCCTCTTGCGGGAGTTTCCGGGATTAGTGCGACAGGGGAACTATGGGGAGGCACGATCGCGGTGGTTGGAGGCGCGATCGCAACTCTGGGCCAGTTACCCCAACGACCGACCCCGCAATAACGCCCCAGAAGTGCGCTCCATTTGGCTCGATCGCGGCACCATTGTTCGGGCCGGGTCAAAAGCTGGACTGGAACTTCTATTTGACCGTTTTGCCCGCGCCGGTATCAACACAGTCTTTTTTGAAACCCTCAATGCAGGGTATACCATTTATCCCAGCCAAGTGACGGGCCAACAAAACCCCCTCACGGAAGGCTGGGACCCCCTACAAGCCGCCATTGAACTGGCCCGGGAACGGGGGATGGAACTTCATGCTTGGGTGTGGGCCTTCGCCGTGGGCAATGAACCCCACAACCGCCTTCTGGGTCAATCCCCCAGTTTCCTCGGCCCGATTCTCAATGAGAATCCCCAATGGGCGAATATTGACCATCGCGGTGAGATTCGTCATCGAGGGTCCCGAAAAACCTTTCTCGACCCAGCCAACCTCGAAGCCCGTTGGTATCTCATCCGCATCATCGACGAGATTATCCTCAATTATGATGTGGACGGAGTGCAATTAGACTATATCCGCTATCCCTTCCAAGACCCCAGTGCCGAACGCAGTTATGGCTATGGGGAGGCGGGGCGATCGCGCTTTAAGGACATGACTGGGGTTGACCCGACCACCATTTCCCCCCGTCAGGTCGAGTTGTGGCAACGCTGGACGGATTTCCGCGTCAGTCAGGTGACGGAGTTTGTCGGCGAAGTCCATCAACTGCTGCAACGTCGTAACCCGGAGTTGATTCTCTCAGCGGCCGTGTTTCCCCAATCCCGCCACGATCGCATCCATAAAATCCAGCAAGACTGGGAAACCTGGATTGAACAGGGCATCATTGATGTCATCGTCCCCATGACCTACGCAGCGGACACGAACCGCTTAGGACGAATTATGACGCCGATGCTGAGCAATTTGCCCCAAGGGGCCCTGATGGTTCCCTCAGTCAAACTCCATGACTTAGAGGATATCGTTGCCGTTGACCAAATGCAGATGATTCGCGACTTACCCACCAGTGGTTACGCCCTCTTTGCCGCCGAACGCCTGTTTGACAACCTCAAGGAGATTTTGCAGCGTACCCAAATCGAGAGTGTTCAGCAACCCATTCCCTTCCGTCAACCCTTTAAAGCGGCCCTAGACCGTCATCGCGCTTTACGAGCGGAATGGCAATGGGTGTTAGGGTCTGAGCAAATCTGGATTGATGATGATAAACTCGCTCTCTGGAAAGAGGGAGATCAGGCCCTGAGTGAAGCCTTAACGGAACTGGCCAACTCTCCCAATCGCGAGCAAGTTCTCATCGCCCGTCAGCGCCTGAATAATCTACAAGATGGCATTCCTCAATGGTTGAGGCTGCATCGGGCCAGCAACGGCTATCAGGTCAATACCTGGGAAAACCGCTTACGGGCGATCGATGAACTTCTCGCCTATGGAGAACGACGGTTGGGCAACTGATAAGACCGCCCAACCACCGGGGGGCGAACCAGCGTCGCCCTCCGGCTCCGACGTAAGGACACCAGAACATCAGGGATGGTCTCAGGATGAATCAATGGCAGCGATTTTTAAAAAACTTAGGCGATTGGCGGGGGTCATTCACCCAGTTTTCCCCTCAAGGAACGGTCTTAACGGACATTCCCACTCGCGTCACTTTAGAGGGAGTTGAAAACAATAGCCTGGTACAACAACGGGTGTTCAAATATCCACCGGGAGAGCCTCAACCAGACCCAATTGAGTTAAACTATCGCACCCTAGGACGTAATATCCTCTTTTTTGAAGATGGGGCCTTTTCCTTTGGTTCCATGCAATTTTCCCCCGTTTCCGACTTCGGTGCCGAACAGGGATTTATCCATAACCAACGGCGGCTGCGACTGGTGCAACTCTATAAAAATGGGGAGTTCAGCGGTGGAACCCTGATTCGTGAAGTTCTCGATGGCGTCGATACTCCAGAATCCGCTCCCTTAACCGTCGATGAACTCCTGGGTGAGTGGCGGGGAACCGTTACGACGGAATATCCTGATTTCCGTCCCCCTGAGTCTTATGAGAGTCATCTTGTTATTAGCCGTCAGGGAAACCAACTTCAGCAATCCCTCAGTACCGCTCAATGGCAATTTTCCTCAACTGGAGAGATTGAGGGCGATCGCATCCTGTTTAATCAAAGCAGCGAACCCCGACAACTTCTACTCTTCCCTGATGGTGCATCCTGTCTCTGTCCTCTCACCATTCCCCGCCACCAGCCTTTTTTTCTAGAAATTGGCTGGCGACGAGAAGAGGGAGTCCGCACTCGGCTATTACGGAATTATGATGCCAGCGGGCAATGGGTCAGTTCAACTCAAATTATTGAAAAAAAATTGAGAACCGACTCAACATTGTGAGTATAGAGGTCGGGTATTGATTCCCCGTAAGTCGAGTCATGACCTGAGAGGCTACACCCGAGCTAACGTCACCCGTTCATCTTGATCTTGATATTTGCCCTGGCGATCTTGATAACTCACAGAACAGGGGTCTCCCTCTAAGAACAGAAGTTGCACAATCCCCTCATTGGCATAGAGACGACAATCGGCACTGGAGGAGTTGGAAAACTCCAAGGTTAAATGTCCTTTCCAGGCAGCTTCAGCCGGGGTTAGATTGGCAATAATACCTGCCCTAGCATAGGTGCTTTTCCCAATACAAATAACAGTGATGGTACTGGGAATATCCAAGCGTTCTAGGGCAACCCCCAACCCATAGGAATGGGCCGGAAGAATGAAGTAAGAGCCGTTGGCATCTTCACACAGACGAGTGGGTTCCAAGTTGTCCGGGTTAAAGTTTTTCGGGTCTACCACCGTTCCCGGGATATGTCGAAAAATCCGAAATTCCGCCGGGGAAAGGCGAATATCATAGCCAAAACTGCTTAAGCCGTAGGAAATCACCGGAACATCACCAACGCGGCGAACTTGCTGAGGCTCAAAGGGGGAAATCATACCCTGTCCAGCCATTTGGGCGATCCAGGTATCGTTTTTAATCACAATCAGTTGAAGTTGAGTTGCAGGAACAAGGATTAGGAGTCAGCTTTTTACCCTACCCTATTTTGAGAGGATTGTGATGGGGGGCGGGGATAAGATTTGCCCCAGAGGACGTGGGGGCCGTGACCTCCCTTATACTGAGGAGGGGGAAATTGGGGAGATAACCCCACCCTAACGCTTGTTGCACTGTTTAGTCGAGGAGAGACAGTTTGTGAGATTGGTCATTCTAGGAGGACCCGGAGCTGGAAAAGGAACCCAAGGCAAGTTACTCTGTGACAACCTGGGCATCCCCTGGATTGCAACGGGGGAGATTTTCCGGGGGGCGATCGCCGCTGACACCGCCTTGGGAAATCAGGCGAAACCCTATGTGGAACAGGGAGAGTTGGTTCCTGACACCATCGCCATTGAGTTTATTCGCGATCGCCTCAGTCAACCGGATGCGGCCCAGGGATGGCTCTTAGATGGCTATCCCCGCACCGCGTTTCAGGCGGAAGAATTGGATTTTCTGCTCCAGGATATGGGACAACGACTCGATTGGGCCATTTGGCTGGATGCACCGGTGGAAGTTTTGATGCAACGCTCCCTAGAGCGATCGCGGGATGATGATGCCCCCCAGATTATCCGACGGCGCATTGATTTATTCCATCAACGCACGATTCCCATCACCGGCTATTACAAACCCCAGGAGAAACTGTTACGGGTGGATGCCGATCGCCCCCTAGAAGCCGTCCAGGAGGACTTACTCGCTCAACTGAAGGCTCCCCAACCCTAGGTTCTCCGCACTCAGTTCACAGAAGATGACAGCCTTCAGGTACTCTGGATCGCGCCTATCACCCATATCATCCATGTCTTCGATTCTCAAACAGCTTCAACAGCAGTTCAGCCTGGCCCTCGTGGCCGCCTTCGGGGAGGAGTTCGCCAGCACGGACCCCCTCTTGGCCCCAACCAATAACCCCAAGTTTGGCGATTATCAAGCCAACTTAGCCATGTCCCTGGCAAAACCCCTGAAGCAGAAACCTCGGGATATCGCCACTCAACTCATTGAGGCCTTGGATGTCTCTGATTTGTGTTTCCCCCCGGAAATTGCCGGGCCGGGGTTTATTAACCTGCGACTGAAACCCGAGTTTCTGCAATCGCAATTGCAACAGATTCAGGGGAGCGATCGCCTGGGAATCGCCCCCACTCCCCATCCAGAAACGGTGGTGGTGGACTTTTCCAGCCCCAATATCGCCAAGGAGATGCACGTAGGCCATCTGCGATCGACCATTATTGGGGATGCGATCGCCCGAGTCTTAGAATTTCAAGGTCATGATGTGCGACGCCTCAACCATGTCGGCGACTGGGGAACCCAGTTTGGGATGTTAATTGCCTATCTCAAAGAAGTCTATCCCAACGCCTTAACTCAAGCCGATGCTTTAGATATTGGCGATTTAGTCAGTTTCTACAAACAAGCCAAAATCCGCTTTGACGACGATTCCCAATTCCAAGAGCAGGCCCGCAACAATGTCGTCAAGCTACAATCCGGGGATGCCGAAACTCGCCAAGCCTGGAAACTCCTCTGTGATCAATCTCGACGAGAATTTCAGAAAATCTACGATCGCCTCGATGTGGACCTCAACGAACGGGGGGAATCCTTCTATAATGACCATCTCCCCCAAGTCGTCCAAGACTTAAAAGACGGTGGCCTCCTCGTCGAAGACCAAGGGGCCCAATGTGTCTTCCTAGAAGGCTACCAGAACAAAGAGGGTAAACCCCAACCCCTGATTATCCAGAAATCCAATGGCGGTTATAACTACGCCACCACCGACTTAGCGGCCCTGCGTTATCGGATTCAGGAAGATGGGGCGACACGGATTATCTATGTGGTGGATGCGGGCCAGGGAACCCACTTCGCCCAAGTCTTCCAAGTGGCCCAACGCGCGGGATGGCTTCCTGAGAACGTAGAGGCGGTTCATGTTCCCTTTGGCTTAGTGCAAGGGGAAGATGGGAAAAAGCTCAAAACTCGCGCTGGGGAAACGGTACGTCTCAAGGATTTATTGGATGAGGCGGTGAACCGGGCCCGAATGGATTTACAAACGCGCATTGAGGCGGAGGAACGCTCAGAAACCCCGGAGTTTATTGAACAGGTGGCTGAGGGGGTGGGGATTAGTTCTGTGAAATATGCGGATTTGAGCCAAAACCGCACCAGTAACTATGTCTTTAGTTACGACAAGATGTTATCCCTGCAAGGCAACACCGCCCCCTATTTGCTCTATGCCTATGTGCGGGTGCAGGGGATTAGCCGTAAGGGAGAGATTGATTTTGAGGAGTTAAGCAATTGTCAATTAATACTCTCGCAGGAGACGGAACTGGCCCTGGCTAAACATCTCTTGAGCTTGTCAGAAATTCTCGATGAGGTGGCTCAGGAGTTACTCCCGAATCGCCTCTGTCAATATCTGTTTGAACTGAGTCAGAAATTTAATCAGTTCTATGACCAATGTCCGGTGTTACAGGTGGAGGAACCATTGCGAACCTCTCGTTTGGTGCTATGTGATTTGAGTGCAAGAACGCTTAAGTTAGGCTTGTCGTTGTTGGGGATTACGGTGTTAGAACGGATGTAAGTTGGGGAGACAAACCACGGAGGCACAGAGCACACAGAGGGAGAGGAGAGGGGGTTGAGGTTGGGGGGATAGGTGGCTCGGCTTCCTGTTTTGAGGCGAGGTTATGGTGTCGAAACATGTGCGATTGGGCATAGGGGTGAGTCGGTGGCTCAGGGAGGTGTGGTGGCTTGTGCCGATTCTCTTGTCTGGGCTTTATGTGGTCAGTGAACGGACGTTTTACTGGACGGATTTTGTTGTTTATCAGCATCGTGTGACGGAACTGGTTTTGGCGTTTCAAGGGTCATTTGAACTGGGGGTTGAGCGGATTCTTAATTCTCTCAATGGGGATTATAATTTGCTCTATGGGATTCCCCTGTTGCCCATTGCTCTGGTTTTTGGAACCTCGCGACTGGTTTATATTCTCAGCCTAATTGTCCTCTATGGGTTGCCGTTTCTTGCCCTAACGGCTTATGTATTGCGGTATCTCGAACCCACGGTTCAACGGAAAACCTCGTTCTATCGGGGGCTGATGCTGGGGGGCCTCATGCCGATGACTTGGATTCCTAGTTTGCGGGGATTTCCGGATACGGTGGGGATGCTCTGTGTGGTGGCGGCCAGTGGTTTGTATCTGGGAAGGGAGGGCTGGTGGCGGTTTCCGGGGATTGGGGGGTTGTTGGGGTTAGCGGTGTTGTTTCGTCGCCACTTCGCCTATGGGGGCCTGGCGGTGGGGGGGGCGATCGCCCTGGTGGAACTCTGGCTGCTGCTGCGATCGCATCCCTGGACATCTACCGCTAAACTGAAACGGCAGCTTTGGCACTATAGTTGCACTATGGCAGCGATGGCCCTGTCTGGCTTGGCTGTGCTGCTGCTAGTTGCCCCAGGCTTCACCTATCGCGCCCTCACGGCTAATCATCGGGCGGTGTATGCCTCTTTCAGTGTCCCTATTCCTGAAAGTATCGACTATTTCGCCTCCGCCTATGGCTATCTCATCTGGGGATTCGTGATTTGGGGGATTTGGCGTTGTTGGCGCTATCAGCCTCTGGAGAGACGGGCCGGCGCGTTTTTGCTGCTGTGGGGAGGGTTGGCGATCGCCTTCCAGGTGTTCCTACTGCGCTACGATTCTGTCCATTACACCCTGCATCTGACTCCTGTGGTGATTGTGGGGATGAGTCTACTCTGGCGATCGCTCTCTCGCCATTCCCGGCCATGGCTACTGGGGCTGTTGTGTCTGAATCTCATCTTAGCCCTGACTCCTCTGGGAACCCAGACGTTTCCGGGCCGCCACCTTTTCGCCAGCGCCCATCCCCCCCTCGTGCGGGGAGACACTCAGGAACTGCTGCGTTTGGTGGAGACTCTCCATGAATTAACCCCCAATGATGAGCCAGTTCACCTCATCGCCGCCTCCAGTTCTCTCAATCGCGGCTTAATTCGCAACGCCCATTGGCAGAAATACGCCCCGGAGTCGATTCCCCTGTCTTGTCATATTCCCTGTGGACTTGACATTATCGGACTTCCCACGGCTGACTCCAATAGTATTTATCCCCTAGAACCCCTCTTAGCCGCTGAGTACATCGTGTTAGCGGAACCTCTGCAATATCATTTACCCCGACCGCAACAGCAGGTGATTGCGGTTCCCTATGAGATATTTGAGGAATCCTGGGCTATCACCGAGGATTTTGAGCGGCTCCCGGATACCTTTAGACTAGAAAACGATGTGAGGGTGTTTCTCTATCGGCGACGACGGCCCACAGATTGGCAAACCGCCGTCAATACCTTGATTGAGATGCAATCCCGTTTCCGCGATCGCCCCGGCCTACAGTCAGATTGGCTCAATCTTTCCCCGAGGATTCCCCTCCAGGGACAATATCAGGGGAGTAATCCCGCCAATTTCACCCTTGAGAGCCTATCTGAGCCGTTACATCTCCTCTATATTGGTGAATTTCCCAATCCCCAGTCTGTTCGCCTTGGCGTTTCCCCTCATCCCAATCCCCTATCTCTTGCGGCTCATCTACTCAACGCTCAGGGTGAGAGCATCGCCACGGCTGAGGTTATCTCAGAGTCTATCACCCTCACCTCCGAGGAACCCGCTGCCTATTTGCTACTGACGTTAACCCCTGCAACTCCTATGTCCGTTCAATTAAGGCAGCTTACAGTACGGTAGCTGATATTAAAGAAAAATCCTGTATATGGGAATATGGTTTAATAAGATTTCATGACCCGAGCAATTTCACGGTCTTGTTGCTTGCGTTTGAGGCTGTCCCGCTTATCATGAAGTTTCTTCCCTTTGGCTAAGCCAATACTGACCTTGACCCAACCATTTTTAAGATAGAGTTTGAGGGGGACAAGGGTTAGTCCTTGTTGTTCGACTTTCCCGATCAATTTGCGAATCTCATTGCGATGTAGGAGTAACTTCCGGTTTCGCAATGGGTCATGGTTAAAATACTGACTAGCAATGTCATAGGGGGAGATATGAACATTATGCAGCCAGGCTTCATTACCCCGAATTAGAGCATAGCCATCCCGCAGATTCACCCGGCCTTGACGGATGGACTTCACTTCAGTCCCCTGTAAGGCTAACCCGGCTTCGTACGTTTCCAGGATGCTATAGCGATAGCGAGCCTGTCGGTTATCTGCAATAACTTTATAGCCGGAACTGGTATCTTTTGCCATAGGTATTCTTTCGTGGGTGATTGTGGTTAAGTTACTCTTATCTTTATTTAAGCGCGGTTAGGGAATTTTTGCGACTGTTGCCTGAATCTCACGTCTAAATTTAGGGCTGAAAACATGGCCATGAGCTTACAAAAGTTTACAAAAAATCGAATAGGGAGTTTAAATGTACCCAGACTCCATGATAAACTCGAAGATAGCTTCCAATCCCAACGAGAGCATCGAAGGGGGGCTTAACACCTGTTTAGGGTAGTATGACAAGCCGTCTTTTGACAAATTGGATTGTTTTCGCTAAGACAGACTCGTCAGCAAATAGCCCCCATTAGATCTCATCGTTTCAACCATTTTAATGAAAGGAGAACCCGTGTTGAAAAAGCTTATTTCTACAGTCTTGGTTTTTGCAGCCTTAGCTCTATTTAGCTTAAGTGGAACCGCTTACGCCGGTGACGTTGCCAGCGGCGCTAAAATTTTCAGTGCCAACTGTGCTGCGTGTCATGCCGGGGGTGGCAATGTGGTCAATGCGGCCAAAACCCTACGCAAGGATGCGTTGGAGAAATATGATATGGCATCTGAAGAAGCTATTATCAA harbors:
- a CDS encoding Uma2 family endonuclease, with product MTPAIKPITDAALMQLSSQNPELRFERNADGTLSTMPPTGKISSNRELKAGAYLFAFVDSNELGEVFSSSGGFILPNGALCSPDVAFIARERLPEGWDTGEDEFCDIVPDFVIEIRSKTDSLTKLQAKMANYIDNGVKLGWLIDRINRRAFVYRADGSITQYPENAMLEGEDVIPGFTIALQKLL
- the dcd gene encoding dCTP deaminase; protein product: MIKNDTWIAQMAGQGMISPFEPQQVRRVGDVPVISYGLSSFGYDIRLSPAEFRIFRHIPGTVVDPKNFNPDNLEPTRLCEDANGSYFILPAHSYGLGVALERLDIPSTITVICIGKSTYARAGIIANLTPAEAAWKGHLTLEFSNSSSADCRLYANEGIVQLLFLEGDPCSVSYQDRQGKYQDQDERVTLARV
- a CDS encoding adenylate kinase; protein product: MRLVILGGPGAGKGTQGKLLCDNLGIPWIATGEIFRGAIAADTALGNQAKPYVEQGELVPDTIAIEFIRDRLSQPDAAQGWLLDGYPRTAFQAEELDFLLQDMGQRLDWAIWLDAPVEVLMQRSLERSRDDDAPQIIRRRIDLFHQRTIPITGYYKPQEKLLRVDADRPLEAVQEDLLAQLKAPQP
- the petJ gene encoding cytochrome c6 PetJ; its protein translation is MKKLISTVLVFAALALFSLSGTAYAGDVASGAKIFSANCAACHAGGGNVVNAAKTLRKDALEKYDMASEEAIINQVTNGKNAMPAFKGRLSATDIADVAAYVISKAESGW
- a CDS encoding toxin-antitoxin system HicB family antitoxin; protein product: MATLTIRLPDEKHSRLKALAQSRGISVNKLMEELSTLALAEFDAQTRFQALVMQGDVARGLEILDRLDTLNE
- the argS gene encoding arginine--tRNA ligase, with protein sequence MSSILKQLQQQFSLALVAAFGEEFASTDPLLAPTNNPKFGDYQANLAMSLAKPLKQKPRDIATQLIEALDVSDLCFPPEIAGPGFINLRLKPEFLQSQLQQIQGSDRLGIAPTPHPETVVVDFSSPNIAKEMHVGHLRSTIIGDAIARVLEFQGHDVRRLNHVGDWGTQFGMLIAYLKEVYPNALTQADALDIGDLVSFYKQAKIRFDDDSQFQEQARNNVVKLQSGDAETRQAWKLLCDQSRREFQKIYDRLDVDLNERGESFYNDHLPQVVQDLKDGGLLVEDQGAQCVFLEGYQNKEGKPQPLIIQKSNGGYNYATTDLAALRYRIQEDGATRIIYVVDAGQGTHFAQVFQVAQRAGWLPENVEAVHVPFGLVQGEDGKKLKTRAGETVRLKDLLDEAVNRARMDLQTRIEAEERSETPEFIEQVAEGVGISSVKYADLSQNRTSNYVFSYDKMLSLQGNTAPYLLYAYVRVQGISRKGEIDFEELSNCQLILSQETELALAKHLLSLSEILDEVAQELLPNRLCQYLFELSQKFNQFYDQCPVLQVEEPLRTSRLVLCDLSARTLKLGLSLLGITVLERM
- a CDS encoding putative toxin-antitoxin system toxin component, PIN family — encoded protein: MCSKLVIDTNVFVSALISADGVSRAVLRACLQGKYQPLMGTALFLEYESILARSDVMVRCPLPKADVEALLAALMSVSQWVQIYYLWRPNLRDEADNHLIELAIAGNAEAIVTQNVKDFQQHELIFPQLSILSPEVFITE
- a CDS encoding DUF3598 family protein is translated as MNQWQRFLKNLGDWRGSFTQFSPQGTVLTDIPTRVTLEGVENNSLVQQRVFKYPPGEPQPDPIELNYRTLGRNILFFEDGAFSFGSMQFSPVSDFGAEQGFIHNQRRLRLVQLYKNGEFSGGTLIREVLDGVDTPESAPLTVDELLGEWRGTVTTEYPDFRPPESYESHLVISRQGNQLQQSLSTAQWQFSSTGEIEGDRILFNQSSEPRQLLLFPDGASCLCPLTIPRHQPFFLEIGWRREEGVRTRLLRNYDASGQWVSSTQIIEKKLRTDSTL
- the smpB gene encoding SsrA-binding protein SmpB, yielding MAKDTSSGYKVIADNRQARYRYSILETYEAGLALQGTEVKSIRQGRVNLRDGYALIRGNEAWLHNVHISPYDIASQYFNHDPLRNRKLLLHRNEIRKLIGKVEQQGLTLVPLKLYLKNGWVKVSIGLAKGKKLHDKRDSLKRKQQDREIARVMKSY
- a CDS encoding glycoside hydrolase family 10 protein produces the protein MVNALLRRLSQLSLPVALFALPLLLPVPVHSQETTVQSRASETEVADPASEVAPPGLVVEAGDAPIDATIALRMQQELMQLLGRVESALVAAQSLGQLGDVALQSLDAELQGVTMSYVDGGTQVEAAKTLLREFPGLVRQGNYGEARSRWLEARSQLWASYPNDRPRNNAPEVRSIWLDRGTIVRAGSKAGLELLFDRFARAGINTVFFETLNAGYTIYPSQVTGQQNPLTEGWDPLQAAIELARERGMELHAWVWAFAVGNEPHNRLLGQSPSFLGPILNENPQWANIDHRGEIRHRGSRKTFLDPANLEARWYLIRIIDEIILNYDVDGVQLDYIRYPFQDPSAERSYGYGEAGRSRFKDMTGVDPTTISPRQVELWQRWTDFRVSQVTEFVGEVHQLLQRRNPELILSAAVFPQSRHDRIHKIQQDWETWIEQGIIDVIVPMTYAADTNRLGRIMTPMLSNLPQGALMVPSVKLHDLEDIVAVDQMQMIRDLPTSGYALFAAERLFDNLKEILQRTQIESVQQPIPFRQPFKAALDRHRALRAEWQWVLGSEQIWIDDDKLALWKEGDQALSEALTELANSPNREQVLIARQRLNNLQDGIPQWLRLHRASNGYQVNTWENRLRAIDELLAYGERRLGN